From a single Streptomyces sp. NBC_00377 genomic region:
- a CDS encoding thioesterase II family protein — MEVHTSRTRGPSAWLRRYGAEPPAAEATLVCLPHAGGAPTFFRDWPELMSPRVDVLAVCYPGRQDRFHEPPVTGMAELADAVATALVPLADRPLAVFGHSMGAAVGYEAARLLRARHGIELSYLFVSAMVAPHRLRRRSRHLLSDTELTAELLAQGGTDAGVLADDELRALVLPAVRADYRLIETYRHDAGAEPLDTPVVAYHGLQDPAVTEAAVQEWRRHTRGTAEARSFPGGHFYLREARRALTADLRERLLATARPLTRPAGAVPGRAACTGNEPR; from the coding sequence ATGGAGGTCCACACGTCCCGGACCCGGGGCCCGTCCGCCTGGTTGCGCCGCTACGGCGCCGAGCCGCCCGCGGCCGAGGCCACCCTGGTCTGTCTGCCGCACGCCGGCGGCGCGCCGACGTTCTTCCGTGACTGGCCGGAGCTGATGTCCCCCCGGGTGGACGTGCTCGCGGTGTGCTATCCGGGGCGTCAGGACCGCTTCCACGAGCCGCCGGTCACCGGCATGGCGGAGCTGGCCGACGCGGTCGCCACCGCACTCGTCCCGCTCGCGGACCGGCCGCTGGCCGTGTTCGGGCACAGCATGGGCGCGGCCGTCGGGTACGAGGCGGCACGGCTGCTGCGGGCGCGTCACGGGATCGAGCTGTCGTACCTCTTCGTCTCCGCGATGGTGGCGCCGCACCGGCTCCGCAGGCGTTCGCGGCATCTGCTGTCGGACACCGAGCTGACGGCCGAACTCCTCGCCCAGGGCGGCACCGACGCCGGGGTCCTGGCCGACGACGAGCTGCGTGCCCTCGTGCTGCCCGCCGTCCGGGCGGACTACCGGCTCATCGAGACCTACCGGCACGACGCCGGGGCCGAGCCGCTGGACACCCCGGTCGTCGCGTATCACGGGCTCCAGGACCCGGCCGTCACCGAGGCGGCCGTACAGGAGTGGCGGCGCCACACCCGGGGGACGGCAGAGGCCAGGTCCTTCCCGGGCGGGCACTTCTATCTGCGCGAGGCCCGGCGGGCGCTGACCGCCGATCTGCGCGAGCGGCTCCTCGCGACGGCGCGCCCGCTCACCAGGCCGGCGGGTGCAGTGCCAGGACGAGCAGCGTGCACGGGGAATGAGCCCCGTTGA